TTGGAGATTGACAGGTGATTTCATCCGCTCACTCTCGAGCGACCGGCTTTTTTTCTAGCCAATCACGTTGCCGGAACGACGCTCgtatatgaatattaatgagaagCGGAAGAGTTGATTGACTATTGGTTGGCCTGCAAAATCCactagggaaaaaaaagaacCCCTCTCCCGGTGAGGATGAGCGTGTGGAAAACTGCAAGTTTTGAAAGACGCATTAAGGGGGTTTTCGGCCTAATGTGTTGTAGAATGGGAGATATAACACTAAACAAAAAGTGATGTCAAAAACTATCCAGCCTCTCAACAGCCCAAGCAGACAGTTGTTGTACAGCAGGAGTCGTTAACCTTTACAGACTGACTAGGCTACTACCTTGACTCCTAACAAACTCAGAGACACAAAATAGGAAGTTTATattaactttcatttaaaaacgtTATTGCATTATGCTAAtcagatcattatttaaattCATCCTAGTAGTTGCTAGTCCTGCAAGTATTTGCAAACCCTGCAATAATAAATTGGATGACAAATAACACATATTGCTACTTATATcctaagaaaatgtttttatatatatatatatatatatatatatatatatatatatatatatatatatatatatatatatagtttataattatatatttttttattttaggtgctTTAACGTTCTCAAACGTGAACTCAAACTGTTTGCAGACCTTAAACATTTCATAGTATATTGTAGTTTTGAACTTGAAGTCAATATTTTCTGTTGCAGTTTTACTTTAGTTACCCactgaataattttttaattccAAATGAAGGTCTATCATATTGCATATCACAGCTGTAACTGGTCACTATTTCTTATTGTCAACAATTCTTTCTAAATTGGTCCTTTGTTGTGGCAAATGAGGACTGAACAAAACAAGGCTCAAATTGTAGTACTCTTGTCCCAGAGTATATGacaatttgtttctttatttattgttattgatgGAGTAACAGAtacaagttttgttttatttaaaaaaaaaaaaaaaaaaacttttaggcaCAACTTTGCATACTAATATCACTGATTATGAAAAAGACtttgaaaaagacaaaagaccaaaaaaaaagacatctgaaAAAGACAGATTgcaatttgtaaatatttgaatattttaaataaaatagtaatttcttTGTTTCACGTTATGGCTGATATCGActtgatcatttatttaattattttaattattattattattattaattcaccAGGCACTTCACATACTGTAACTGATGTCAAGCCAACTGAGAATGCGTTTCTATCCTTGTACTGCAGCATCCTCTAGTGGTTGAGAAGTTCTCTGCATGCATTATCCTTTCATATGGGCTATAGTTGGATGAAGTGTTTTAACATAATGTCACAGGACatttttctgtgattttattccatttaattatttaattatttattattattattttaatgtaaataaaggcATTTAAGCTTCCTGTATAGTATGTTAACAAGCAAACTATTACAGTGATCAGATTTTACATTGATTTGatgttaaaaagtacatttacattatgaTGTTGAATCACTTATTTATcacttacttatttattattaatcgtttgttaattatttattttgatactgAAGCCGGGACCTCTAGTCCTGTCACTCCAAAAACCTTGTCAGAAGTGGCAACTGAAACCACATCATCAGAAATCACAAAATAAGATGTTAAGTTTGATCCCTTAACCACTTGACTTTTCTGACACTGTCATAGGACTTCGATAGAAATTATCATTGCTTCCTCAACTGCATAATGTGCCATGCTAATTTTTTAGTTGACCTTTTTGACTCATAATACCTCAATATCAGCAAgtcttttcaaaaaaatatcaGCAATTAGGATATTTGTTCCTATCCTATAAAATCCTATCTGTATAACTGGAATTCACTCAATGTTTACATGTGAAGTTTAAGAGTTATTCTCTTCTTATTTTGTGGAGGTGGAGTCTTGTGAGCAGCATGACTTCATGCTAGGAATACAAAttgaagaacaaaatgaaaatgactccAGATAAACACACCATACACATCAATAATGATTCATTTGGCATCTTCACATACTACTAATCTGAATGGATTTTAAGTTGGGGGATGAAAAATTGTTACAAatttaacatctctctctctctctctctctatctatctatctctctctgtgtgtgtgtgtgtgtgtgtgtgtgtgtgtgtgtgtttgtgtgtgtgtttgtgggttagGTAAAAGCTAGAATAAGCACTTAGTATTGCAAATAATACTATTGCAAATTATTGTACATAAATCCAGTTTATTTGTTCATTGTGTACTCAGTGTGATTATTTCAGAAGTATACTGAGTAGATGGCTGTTTTATATGATCATCCAGATCTTATGTGTTGTGAGTGGCAGGGTGAAGTGAACATCTTAATTCCAAACTTTGTTTGGACCAGCAGAAAATAGTGACACTTCCTGTGCCATTATCTTTAGGTTGTACTTTTAAGTTGCATTGAAATTACCCCCCTGAAATCTAAATCAGCTGTCTTTGCCAATACTGTTTGAGTACCTTGTGATGTGTTGTCTGAGCAACTCTTCCAGTAAATCCTGATTTTCAGCTGTGAGAATGTGCACATCGACATTTGTTTCCTCTTCTTCTTGGTTGACAGTAAAAAGAAAAGCATGCTTTAAACTTCTGTAGCGTTAACCTTCTGTCTTAACACTTTAGCCACATCCTTCTTTAAAAGTGTGTTTAGTTGTCTGGAATCTGACCTAGTAAAAGTAAATAACTCACTTCTTTCTGGCATTTATCCAAGGTCTTTAAAAACTGGAGTTATTAGGCTTCTTCTAAAGAACAGCAACCTAGATAACTCAGTTTTGAACATCTACAGACCAAATTTGGCAGTGTAATAGAGGTTTTCAGTTGACTCAAATGACTATTTAGACAACTTCTGTTCTGGTTTCCAAACAAATTACAGCACAGAGACATCACTGATTAATATAATATTCACCTAAATGCTGATGCTAGCATTTGTATTGCTTGATCTCATTGCTGCATTTGACCACAATATGCTCCTCGACAGATTGAAACAGATGGTGTAGGACTGTCTGAGACACTTTTCACATTGATCTTACACATCTTGATGTTGAAAATGGCCCTTTCATTTACTTACATTCTAAACCAAAGCTGGTTTGTCTAGTCCTGTCACTACAAAAACATtgtgtcagaagtgggattcaaACCCATGACCTCCTTTCAGAGAACCACATCTCCCAACGTTGGATCTTAACATCAGTTGAGTCTGGcaccttaaccactcggccatcctGACATGGTAGGGTAATAGCGATAAACTTGATGATCCTTGCTTCCTTGTGTCatactaaaaacaaataataaacaaatactgcttttaaaatattttgagttgACCATTGTGACTCTAAAACCTTAAGATCAAcaagtataatgtataataagTATAATGTGAAGTTTACATCTTAAAACAGTGTGACGTTTAAGAATAATTCTCTTCATGTTTTGTGGAGGCGGAGTCTTTCAGTCTGAGCTAAAAGACTTCTTACTaggaaaaacacaatgaaaatgactCCTGACATATAGTCTATCAACAATTATTCATAAGTACCATATCTTCACATACTACATGGATTTTAATTTGGGAGCTGAAAAATCATTACTTATTGTAAGTATTCTGCTAATACTGTCTGTGTTTGTGGGTTAGGTAAAAGCTGGAATAAGCAGTTAGAACTAAATACTATTGCAAACTATCATGTATAAATCCTCTTTATGTGTTCAATGTGTACTCAGTGTGGTTATTGCAAAAATATACTGTGTAGATGGTTGTTTTGTAAGTTCATGAAGATCTTATGTGTTGTGACTGACAGGGTCAAGTGAACATCTTCATTCCAAACTTTGTTTGGATCTAGAAAATTGTGACAtctccttgaaaaaaaaaacgacctCAAACTCTAAATCTAAATCAGCTGTCACTGCCAACACTGTTTGCTTACCTTGTGATATTTTGTTAAACAACTCTTCCAGCAAATCCTGATTTTCAGCTGTGACAATGTGCACAGAAACATTTGGTTCCTCTTCATTTTGGTTGATAGCGAAAAGAAAAGCATGCTTTTAACTACTGTAGTGTTCAAAAACTGATAACAGAGTACATGAGTACATCAGAGTTTTTAACTGAAAACATTAGTTTCTTACAGTTCCCATCCCAACACATATTTCTTTCAGTGCATTTAAAGATGCCTAGACGTGATGGTGTGACCAGCTTTCTGCAGCCGTCAATGTCACCTTTTGACCAGCGTGTGGTGTCTAAATTCCTGAAGATCAGGCCAAAGATCCTGGGGGTAAATCAAACTGACacacttgaatttattttgattgagGGGAAATGAGGAAACAGATGCTCTCTTGTTTTATATCTTACAGGTTTTGGAAATATCAGTAGGTATAACGATGTTAATCTTAGCAATCTGGACAGGATTTTTATATCTCCTCTGGTCATGTTTAATTGTAAGTATTCAGTGTCAACATCATAACAGCATTGTGCAATGAACATATGCTGAATAATATTCATAATCTTCACTGCAGTCTATTTTAACCGGATCTGTGACGGTGTCAGCTGCATGTACACGTAACACATGTTGGGTTAGTCTGAATATCTAGTagaaattatttaactttttattagattataatgcattacattttccCCATTGTTCCCATTTCAGGTCAGAATCTCACAATTTCTAAACTGTTTCAATGCCATAGCAGCTGCTATCTCCATCCCATTTCACTGTCTTGACAGTGATGTAAGTGTCTGTATAGATATCCTGCTTTTATTcttacaaaattaaaacatatctGCAAAACTTACATTCTAACCAGACAAAGTGCTAATACTATCAactataaacattgttttaattgtagcctatttatttaaGCTCCACACTAATCTGTCctttataacatttatatcaCACATGTGCAGTTTCTGTCAGCTTCTTAAAGAGAAATATttgtaactaataataaaatgtgtattaggTTATAATGTCTAATGTCTGTGTACTCACTCAGGGTGTGACTCTAATTCTCTTGGTTTTCTGTGATGCTCTGGTCTTCATCATCTCTGTTATAGTTGCCTCGTCCTCATGTGACTGCTGTGGGGTGAAGgtaaaatgattcagttcaaagatcttacttaaaaatacttttgtcattatttacttagcCTCATGctattccaaacccatatttttcttctgtggaacacataatGAAGATGAATGAGGACTGGCTCTTTCACTCTgcaaaatggcaaataaataaataaataaataaataaatgtagtccACATGTTCatgctatatattatattataattatatattataataatattacatattataagcCTTGTTAAGACGTGTTAAAGCAAAGTCAGCCTTAGCTCTTCTTTTGAAAGATATTTTTCAATGAATCAGATGAGCTTACAAAAACTCACAAAAGCAGTCTGAcataaaaacagttacatttaatGATTGTTTTATACTCTTAAGAAGCAACTGATTCAACCAACAATGATATAAGAGGTTGTTTATTTATAAGTTAACCACGAtccattttataataattgattTCTAAATGTGGAAATGCAGAAATAATTGTATATTAGAGTTACATATTAGCACTTTCATTCACACAGAAAGAGGCACTTTTTATTTCTCATCCTTATGATTATTTAACTGCATTATTTCAACTTGCCTATCCATTCTGATTGTTTAATTAACTGGCACTAGGTGTCACTACATCCCCTTTATATTTACATGCAATAATGAATGCAACACAATAATGATGttctatttttttgtgttctCTGTCTCTTTCAATCAAGAAATGTTGCAGTCAGTTACATAAACCAAGATGTGCCTTATATGACTGACAACAATATTGTGCAACCAGGCTCTTTTGCATCTGATCTGAGCCCTTTAGAGCCTCCACCAAAATACCATTCAAGTCCTCTTGCACCTCCACCAAATTACTGTCCATATCCTACACATCCAGCAAACTACAACCCAAGTTCTTCAGCACCGCCACCAAACGACCATCCAAGTCCTTCTGCACCTCCACCAATCTATGATCAAAGTCCTTCAGTACCTCCACCAAACTATGATGCAAGTCTTTCTTCCCCTCCACTAAGTTATTACCCAGGTCTTTCTGAACCTCCACCAAGCTACAATCCATGTCCTTCTGCACCTTCAGTGAACTATTAGGTAATTAAGAGGCCattttttttagcctgtttttacAACAGAGCATTTTTCAAGCTCCTTACTTTCtggatataatttataatttccaAAGACACACTCTTAAAACAATGTGACAGTTCCATATTTTTGTCCCATTGTTTTTATAACCTGAAATTTGAGTTTGGAATTCTGTTATAATCGGCATGTCACTGAAACTAACATTAAagattatattgtatataatattgcAATGTTAAACTCATTACTATTTACTATAATTATTAGATGTTTGTGTgtaaatacaatataacataTTAGTCAtcataaaacattatcaaaaagaGTCTCTGCAAGCTTATTCAGGTGTTTGGTATTTTATGACATGACCAGTGTTATAAAAAGAGACATAATACTGCATACTGTAGGCTATATTAGGCTACACATCCCAGATATTTCAGaaacatccatccattttccaaacctcTTGATGAGTCATGAGGATGCTGGAAATACTCAAatgtttcacagaaaaactgtGAGGTTCAGGTAACACCAgtcttaaacattttaaaatatagcccACATATTGATCTGGAGTATCTCCTGGATTTAGTATGTAAATCATATTGGATGCAGTTGTTTTTTACAGATAGGCTATGTTAAATATTGAAGTTTGGAATGGCTGTGTTTACAAAAGTTAATTAAACTGACACTGTATCTTTACTTTGAGCATTCGGAAACAAAGCCTCTTTTCAActgtattgtgtgtatatatgattaAATTGGAATGttggaaacacttttttttttttgctgcgtgTCATGTGAGAGAAACTGCGGTACCGGGTGGAGTTTAGTAAACACACATGGATGGATAGAGGAGGCCTTCTTGCTGTGAGGCGACAGAGCCGCTGATCACTGCCACCAATTGCAGCAGAAACATGCATAAACAGTAAGCTACCATGGGAGGTGGAGTCTCATAAACAGCTTCTTTCCTAGATTAGGCTACAACttgaaaagaaatagaaaatgaaaatgacaagacCTAAGAGCAACATAAAGGTAAAGTAATCTCttgatatattaattattttcctcAGATTGTAAAACAAATCTTTCATAGTCCTACTGCTAATCTGAATACTCACAAAGTTGGAGGAAGATACTAGCCTataatttaatgtgaattttgtggaataaaaatttaattactaaTACAACCTTAGTTTAGATCTTTAGATCGTATGCATTGTGACTGGCAGATCAAACAAACATGATCTTTCCAAGCTTTGTATTAGAAAAAAGTGGCGTCGCTTGTCCCcctatttattacaattatatagcGATAGAGAGAGCTTTCCATGTAGGACCTGAGCAACATAAATCAAGTAAATCCAGTTTTTCAGCTCTAGTGTAAACAGTTACAGTTGgtttcttttgtgtttgatttCTCTGTGGCTGACAGTAAAGAGAAAATCATGTTATTAACAGctgaaagattaaaaaataaaaatgtataggcCTGTTTGTAAAGTACTTGTTAAGTAAATGAAATCTAACTAAATTCCCATCCCAATCCAAACTCATATTTCTCTCAGTGCATCTAAAGATGTCTAAACCTCTTCAGGTGCCAGCATCACCTTTTGACCAGTATGTGATGTCCAAATTCCTGCAGATCAGACCACAGGTCCTCAGGGTAAAGAAAACTGTCCcacttctaattttttttctgctaatATTAATTTTGGGGTAATGAGGAAACATTcaccattttgttttatattttacaggGTTTTGAGATAGTACTAAGCATAGTGGTGTTTGCCTTAACAATCTGGGAaggattattttacattttgtgggCTTCTATCTTTGTAAGTCTTTTGTTTCAGTATGAGAGCAATATTCTGCATTGAGCaaatattgaattatatattttcttcccTGCAGTCATTTTTAATCGGATCTTTGACGGTGTTAGCTGCACACAAACGTACCATACCATGGgtttgtttgaatatatttaatttttcttaaatgagaGTAATAATATCAGAAaacaatactttatattttatactttttttttttttgatttacctAAAGAGTCTTTCTCATT
This genomic stretch from Cyprinus carpio isolate SPL01 chromosome B16, ASM1834038v1, whole genome shotgun sequence harbors:
- the si:ch211-135n15.2 gene encoding sulfated surface glycoprotein 185, translating into MPRRDGVTSFLQPSMSPFDQRVVSKFLKIRPKILGVLEISVGITMLILAIWTGFLYLLWSCLISILTGSVTVSAACTRNTCWVRISQFLNCFNAIAAAISIPFHCLDSDGVTLILLVFCDALVFIISVIVASSSCDCCGVKSRNVAVSYINQDVPYMTDNNIVQPGSFASDLSPLEPPPKYHSSPLAPPPNYCPYPTHPANYNPSSSAPPPNDHPSPSAPPPIYDQSPSVPPPNYDASLSSPPLSYYPGLSEPPPSYNPCPSAPSVNY